CACGGAGACCAAAAAAAGGTATCTGATACTTCTGACTGCCTTCTACCTCGCGCTTTTCCCCGCCCTAACATGGCTCCTCCTGAAGTTCTGGCTCGCCGTGATGCCCGGCACCGACCCGAGGCTGCTCGCGGGTGTTGTTCTCATAAGCCTCGCCCCACTCCCGAGCTCCGCGCCGGCCTTTACCAACCTCGCGGGCGGAAAGTTTCAGCTGACCCTTGTGGGAGTCATATGGACGTTCCTACTCTCGCTCTTCGTCATGCCGATCTATGCGAAGCTCATACTCCACACGGTTATAGAAGTCCCAATGATGGTTCTCCTCGAGTCACTCATCCTCTACATCATAACGCCGCTCATCGTGAGCCAGCTCACAAAGTACGCAGTCCTCCGCTGGAAGGGTGAAGAGGGCCTCATGGGCCTCAAAGAGCCCCTCGTGGGCCTTTCCCTCCTCGGTATGTACTGGATGGTCGTGGTCGTCTTCGGCATAAACGGGAAGATGATAGCGGAGAAGCCCGAGCTTATAGTGGTCGGGGCGGTGATAATGAACGTCTACTTCATCCTCCGCGCTGCCGTGGCTTACTTCAGTGGAAAAGCGCTTGACTTCCCTTTCGAGCAGAACGTATCCCTCGTTTACTCCACGGGGAGCAACATGACGCTTGCAACGGCTATAGCCATAGGGACCTTTGGATCGCTGGCAGCCGTCGGCACCGCCCTCGGAGGGCCCTTCAGCGACATGCTCCTGATGATACTGTTCGTGAGGCTCTTCACCCTGATGAAGGAAAGGCGTATACGCGTTGAGAAGAATAACGTCATAGGCGGTGGTGAATGATGGAGACTCCCAAAGTGTGCATAATAGTATGTGGAGATTCCCTCTCCGAGCTGGTCGTCGGTGAGGCCCTTAGGGAGCTTGGCAACAACGTTGCCCTTTGTCCTATCAGTGCGGTTGCCACAGGGGTAGAAGGCATCAAGGAGAACATGAAAAAAGCCCGATACGTGGTGGTTGTTGATTCCTGCTCTGAGAAATGCGCCAAAAAGCTTACCGAGGCCCTGGGGATAGAGTACGATGAGTACCTCAACCTTGAGGAGGAGCTGGGGGTAAAGGCTCCCTGCTACAAGAACCCCTCCGTCGAGCTCGTGGACGATGTGGGGCTTGCCGCAACGCATCTGATAGAGAGGATTTTGGAGGTTCTTAAAAAGCTCTGAGCAGGTATTATTCATTTTTGTCCAGCAATGCTTTTAAATGAGTCGAGTTTCAAATAAGATTAATTTCAAATGAAGAAAATATCACAAGAAAGGTGGTACACATGTTTGGAAAGCTCGCGAACAACCTTAAGAAAAACCTGCTGTGGTACTCACTCATAGCCATAGCCGTCGGCTGGGCCCTCGGTTTAGCCTTCCCGGGCTTTGCAAAGGTCCACAAATCGGGCTTGAGCAACTTCACGACGGTCCTCGTATTCCTCATGATATACCCCATGATGGTGAACCTCAACCTTGAGAGAATACCAAAGGTTCTCAAGGAGCCGAAGCCCGTTCTCCTGAGCCTCGCCTACAACTTTGTCCTTACCCCACTGGCGGCATTCTTCCTTGTAAAGGGCTTCATCCACGACTCCAACCTTGCCCTCGGATTTCTTCTGGTAATGCTAGTTCCCGGCTCTTCAATGAGCATAGGCTACGCCGGCTTGGCCGGCGGAGACCTTGAGGTCGCCACGGTGGCGCTCGGTGTTAACTTCCTCCTCATTCCGGTCATGCTCCCGCTCTGGATAAAGCTCCTCGGAAGTGCCTACAACGTCCCCGTTCCGCTCTCACTGCTCCTCAGGACGGTTTTCATAGTTCTCATTCTCCCGATGTTCCTTGGAGACCTTACGAGGAGGCTTCTCACGAGAAAACTCGGCAGGGAGAAGTTCCTCGAATTAAAGCCTCTCCTTGGGGCAACGACGATGACGACCATGCTCCTCCTCGTGGGGCTGATATTCTTCATGAAGGCGCAGCTCCTGCTGAGCAAATGGACACTCCTCGTTGAGCTGGCCGTTGTGAACACCGTTTACATGCTCATCATGCTCGCGCTCATAACGTGGCTTGACAGGGCTTTGGGTATGAGCTATGAGGAGCACATGGGGATAGCCTTCCTCAGCGTCGGGAAGAACAACGGAACGGCCATAGCCATAGCCACGCTCGCCTTCCAGCCCCTCGTGGCCGTTCCAGCAGCAACTCTCCCCATATTCCAGATAATCTTCCTCATACTCTACCTGAAGCTCGCTGACAGGATAAGGTGCCTCTTTGAGGCAACCCTCTGCTCGGAGGGAAAAGGCGGAGAACCGGAGGTGGGTTAAATGTTTCGGAGGATTCTGTTCCCGACGGACTTCAGTGAAGGGGCCTACAGAGCCATCGAGAAGTTCGCCAGGGAAAATGAAATGGAAGTCGGAGAGCTCATCGTGCTTCACGTCATCGACCAGGATATCCTCGAGGAGATGATGAACGGCTACTCTCTTGCATACTGCTGTGAAGAGAAAGAACTCGAAGACATCGAGAAGAAGCTCAATGAGAGGGCATGGGCGAAGCTCAACGAGAAAATGGAATATCTGCGCGGCATTCTGAAGGCAAAGGAAATACGCGGGATTGTAAAACTCGGGGTTCCCTGGAAGGAGATAGTTAAGACTGCAGAGGAGGAAGATGCCTCGTTAATCCTCCTTCCCTCGCACGGAAAGCTCGGTTTCTCCCGCGAGATCATGGGTTCCACGACTCTCAGAGTGCTAAGAAAGACCGACAAGCCCGTCCTGATAATAAAAACGCATGAGAAGAGAGAAAAAGCTGAAGCCTTTTAACCTTTCAAAACAATTTCACCAGGTGGATGTGATGAACAAAGCAATAGAGGCCGTTAACCTCACCAAATACTACGGCTCTTTCCTTGCCGTTGATGGCGTGAGCTTTGACGTGGAAGAGAACGAGATTTTCGGCTTCCTCGGGCCGAACGGAGCCGGCAAAACCACCACCATAAGGATGCTCACCGGAATTTTAAAGCCCAGCGGGGGCAGCGTTAGGGTTCTGGGCTACGATATGCTCGACCCTGGGGAGAAGATAAAGGCCCGCGAAAGAACGGGCATAGTGCCGGAGACAGCTAATCCCTACGTGGACCTAACGGCCATGCAGAACCTGAAGCTCATGGGCGAGCTATACGGAATGCCCAAAAGGGAGATAGAGAAGCGCTCGATAGAGCTCCTAAAGCTCTTCGACCTCTACGAGAAGAGGAATACTAAGGTGAGGGGCTTCTCAAAGGGGATGAGGCAACGTCTAATCCTCGCGATGGCTATGATAGCCGACCCTGAGCTCTACTTCCTCGACGAACCTACGAGCGGGCTTGACGTCATAAGCGCGAGGATGATAAAGGAGATAATCCGGGAGGAGAGAAAGAACGGAAAGACCATCTTCCTCACGAGCCACAACATGGCCGATGTCAACGAGCTCTGCGACAGGGTGGCGATAATAAGGCGGGGGAGGATAATCGCCATCGACACGCCTGAGAGGCTCAAAACCCTCAGCAAGAGGCACGTCTTCGTCGAGGTCAGCTTCCACCCGATGCCGGGGGAGATTTCGCTCTCCAGCGCGTCAAGGGTCGAGAGAAAGGGAGACAAGCTGAGGATTCAGACGGAGGATCCGGATGCGACGATAAAGGAGCTCGTCCGCTACGCGGAAGAGAGGAAGCTGAGGATAGTGAGCCTAAAGACCCTGACGCCTTCCCTTGAGGACGTCTTCATCGAGCTGGTGGGTGGTAGGAATGATTGAGCAGTTCAAGCGCTCCTTTGCCATAGCAAAGAAGGATATGCTCATATTTTACCTCAAGGGGCCGGTCGTGATAATGGGCCTGCTCTTCCCGTTCTTCCTCTTCCTGGCCTTTGTAATCGGAAGAAACCTCAGCGGGGAGACGCTATTCGCCGGACTTATGGGGATGACCGTCTTCTTTACCTCCACCGCAGTGGGGCCGACGATAATCCCCTGGGAGTGCAGGGGGAGAACCTTCGAGAGACTGATAACCGCTCCAGTCTCTTTAACTACCGTCCTTTTGGGCGACTTCCAGGCTTCGTTCTACTTCGGACTCGGCGTTTCTCTGGCCGTCTCGATACCCACGATGCTCTACCTTGGGATACACCCGGGTTTTGCCCTCTTCCTTGGGGCAACGCTTCTCGCTTTAGCCTGCTTCTCGGCAATGACCATACTGATGTCATCTTACCCACCCACGGACGTTCCCGCGGACGTTATGATGCTCTCATCGCTCGTCAAGTTCTCGCTCCTCTTCATAAGCGGCATCTTCGCCCCACTGGATAAGCTTCCGACCTACGGGAGGGCCCCCTCCTTCGTCTCACCCCTAACGTACTACGTGGACGCAGTGAGGCACTCCCTTGGTGGAGGCTACCTTCCTGTTTGGCTTGATTTGGTGATGCTGACCCTCTTTGCTGTGGCCCTCTTCCTAACCGGCTCGTGGATACACAAAAGGGTGCTTGAGAAAAGGTTTACATGAATTCCGACAAAGAATCATGAAGGCAAAATTAAGAGTTTCAAGTGACAATATCTTGCCAAAGTAAAATGGAGATGGGGAGTTTAAAGCTCAGCTTCCCCGAGCAGTTCGAGCATCTCGAGCAGGCGCGGGTCTTTCACCTTCTCGATGGCCTTCTTGACCTCCTCCTCTTCAATCTTGCCGTCCTTAAAGAGGGCCAGGACTTTAACGGCCTCAAAGAAGTCTTTCCACTCCGGGAACGCCTCTATAAACATGTCTATGTTCAGGTAAACCGTCTCGAAGTCGTCGTCAAGGAAGAGCTGCCACAGAACGTCCATCAGCGAGCTGAAGGCTATGTCCTCGTAATCAGTATCCTTGCCGTAAACGAGTGCGTACAGGCACTCCTGAAGGGCAGCCTCGTAGTCTTCGTACTCCTCAAAGATCTCCTCAAAGCTCAGGTGGGCCTCGACGAGAAGCTCCCTGTCGTCGAGTATCTTCGGCAGAACGCCTGCTATTATGGCCTTTCCTCTGTACGTGTCTCCAGCCTCGAAGGTCACGTAGCCCTTGTATATCCTGAGCCGGAGGAGCTCCCTTTCGTCCCCTCTCTTTTCGTATAGTTCCTCAGCCTTCTCGATCAGCTCCAGGGCCTTTTTGTATTCTTGGATTTCCTCATGTATCATTGCCATGCTGTAGTATATCCTCGCCGCATGCTCAACGTTGCCCTTGGCGACTTCCTCTTCAAGAAGCCCTCTGAACAGCTCCAGGCTCTTTTCAAGCTCTCCTATTAGGTAGTACAGGTCAGCAAGGTGGAATTTAAGCTCGAATTCGTCCTTCTCCTTTGCGAGCTTCTCGAACTCGCTTATCTTGTCGACCCCAAGTATCTCGTGATAGTAGTACAGCACCAGCTTGTAGAGCTCCCAGTCGTTGCATTCCTTGGCGATCTCCTCGGCCTTTTCGAGGACTTCTTTGAGCTCTTCGTCGCTCAAGTCGTCTACCCTGTAGTAGAGAACCCTCTTGAGTTCTCCACAGTTCTTCTCCTTCAGGGCCTTCATTATTTCTTCCATGCTTTTCACCATTCTACTCTACTTTTCTGGAATATTTAACGCTTTGGTCAGGGCGGGAGAAAGAGAAAGGGGATCACTCTCTCCTCAGGAGCACCACCAGAACTGCTGCTATGAGCAGTGCCCCGGGCCCGCAGATTCCCCCGCCCTCAGCCGGCTGACTGCTCGGACTTTCTGAGGGTGTTTGGGATGTTAGGGTCTGCGCTGGGCTCTCAGATGGGCTCGATGTTGAGGTTATCGTTTCGGACTGGGTTCCCGTAGTCGTTGTGGAGGTCTGGGTTTGCTCCCCCTGTAGAACGGTTATCGTTACTTCTTTCATGTCCTCGCCTCCACTGTTGTCCCTGACTGTTATGGTTACCGTGTAGTTGCCAGCTTTGGCGAAAGTGTGGACCGGTTCGGCCTCGTTTGATGTTGAACCGTCGCCGAAGTCCCAGCTCCAGCCCACGACGCTCCCGTCCTTATCGGATGACTTGTCCACGAAGCTCACCTCTTCGCCGGCCTTCGGCTCCTTCGGGATGAATGTGAAGTCTGCCGTCGGGAGGTAGTTCTTCGGCTCGACCTTTATCTCCTTCGTGTAACTCCCCTTCAGCCCGCTCTCGTCCTCGACAGTGAGCATCACAGTGTAGGTTCCTGGGGTGGAGTAGGTGTGTTTGGGGTTCCTCTCGTCTGAAAAGCTTCCGTCTCCGAAGTTCCAGCTCCAGCCGGCAACGCTCCCGTTCGGGTCGCTTGAGCTGTCCATAAAGGTAACCTCGTCGCCGGCCTTTATCTCCGAGGGCGAGTAGCTGAAGAGGGCGTTCGGTCTTTCGTTGTGCTGGACGGCGATCTTGGCTGTGCAGGTTGAGTTCGCGTTCCACGGGTCGTAGACCGTAAGCGTTACCGGATAGAGACCCTCCCCGCGGTAGGTATGAGAAACCTGGGAGAAGTTGCCCTCCCCGCTCATGCCGTCGCCGAAGTCCATAACCCACCTCAAACTGCCGTTCTCGGGGTCGCTGAGGCTAAGGGTGAAGTTAACATCTAGGGGCATCTTTCCGGAGCTCGGATTAGCCACTATGGAGCACTCCGGCGGCTTGTTCATAAGCCTCAGGGTGTCGAGGTTCAGCTTGAGAAAGCCTATGTTTATGAAAATCGGGCTCTGGTTTCTCTGTTCGTAGTATTTTCCCTTGCTCGGGACGTAGAAGTCGAGGACTAGATGTCCGTCGTCCTTGTCCCTGTAGATGACCCCGGTGGCGTTGTACCACTTGTCCCTGTCGTCTATCCTTCCATCGTAGGCCCCCAGAATGGAGGTCTCGTTTGAGAACTTCATTTCGTGGGTCGTCACCTTCTCGTCGCCGTAGTCGCCCTGGACTGAGCCCTCGAGTCCTACGAGCACCCTGCTCCCCAGCGTGCCTTTGAAGGAGAGTGAGAATCCAAGGGAGACAGTGTTGGTACTCTTATCCCAGTGGAGCTGCTTCATGTACTGCTCGTAGGAGCTCTGGACGTTGCTCGCCTCTATGGTGAAGACTCCGAGGACCCTGCTTGCGTCGTAGTTCTTGAGTTCCGTTATCTTGCTTGGATAGGTGTTGATATCGCCTATTTCATGGAGATCCGAGTCGTAGGAGGTGAAGTGAGCGTTGGGCGGT
This Thermococcus stetteri DNA region includes the following protein-coding sequences:
- a CDS encoding PKD domain-containing protein, whose amino-acid sequence is MKQLHWDKSTNTVSLGFSLSFKGTLGSRVLVGLEGSVQGDYGDEKVTTHEMKFSNETSILGAYDGRIDDRDKWYNATGVIYRDKDDGHLVLDFYVPSKGKYYEQRNQSPIFINIGFLKLNLDTLRLMNKPPECSIVANPSSGKMPLDVNFTLSLSDPENGSLRWVMDFGDGMSGEGNFSQVSHTYRGEGLYPVTLTVYDPWNANSTCTAKIAVQHNERPNALFSYSPSEIKAGDEVTFMDSSSDPNGSVAGWSWNFGDGSFSDERNPKHTYSTPGTYTVMLTVEDESGLKGSYTKEIKVEPKNYLPTADFTFIPKEPKAGEEVSFVDKSSDKDGSVVGWSWDFGDGSTSNEAEPVHTFAKAGNYTVTITVRDNSGGEDMKEVTITVLQGEQTQTSTTTTGTQSETITSTSSPSESPAQTLTSQTPSESPSSQPAEGGGICGPGALLIAAVLVVLLRRE
- a CDS encoding tetratricopeptide repeat protein — translated: MVKSMEEIMKALKEKNCGELKRVLYYRVDDLSDEELKEVLEKAEEIAKECNDWELYKLVLYYYHEILGVDKISEFEKLAKEKDEFELKFHLADLYYLIGELEKSLELFRGLLEEEVAKGNVEHAARIYYSMAMIHEEIQEYKKALELIEKAEELYEKRGDERELLRLRIYKGYVTFEAGDTYRGKAIIAGVLPKILDDRELLVEAHLSFEEIFEEYEDYEAALQECLYALVYGKDTDYEDIAFSSLMDVLWQLFLDDDFETVYLNIDMFIEAFPEWKDFFEAVKVLALFKDGKIEEEEVKKAIEKVKDPRLLEMLELLGEAEL
- a CDS encoding ABC transporter permease translates to MIEQFKRSFAIAKKDMLIFYLKGPVVIMGLLFPFFLFLAFVIGRNLSGETLFAGLMGMTVFFTSTAVGPTIIPWECRGRTFERLITAPVSLTTVLLGDFQASFYFGLGVSLAVSIPTMLYLGIHPGFALFLGATLLALACFSAMTILMSSYPPTDVPADVMMLSSLVKFSLLFISGIFAPLDKLPTYGRAPSFVSPLTYYVDAVRHSLGGGYLPVWLDLVMLTLFAVALFLTGSWIHKRVLEKRFT
- a CDS encoding ATP-binding cassette domain-containing protein, whose product is MNKAIEAVNLTKYYGSFLAVDGVSFDVEENEIFGFLGPNGAGKTTTIRMLTGILKPSGGSVRVLGYDMLDPGEKIKARERTGIVPETANPYVDLTAMQNLKLMGELYGMPKREIEKRSIELLKLFDLYEKRNTKVRGFSKGMRQRLILAMAMIADPELYFLDEPTSGLDVISARMIKEIIREERKNGKTIFLTSHNMADVNELCDRVAIIRRGRIIAIDTPERLKTLSKRHVFVEVSFHPMPGEISLSSASRVERKGDKLRIQTEDPDATIKELVRYAEERKLRIVSLKTLTPSLEDVFIELVGGRND
- a CDS encoding putative zinc-binding protein, whose protein sequence is METPKVCIIVCGDSLSELVVGEALRELGNNVALCPISAVATGVEGIKENMKKARYVVVVDSCSEKCAKKLTEALGIEYDEYLNLEEELGVKAPCYKNPSVELVDDVGLAATHLIERILEVLKKL
- a CDS encoding universal stress protein, translating into MFRRILFPTDFSEGAYRAIEKFARENEMEVGELIVLHVIDQDILEEMMNGYSLAYCCEEKELEDIEKKLNERAWAKLNEKMEYLRGILKAKEIRGIVKLGVPWKEIVKTAEEEDASLILLPSHGKLGFSREIMGSTTLRVLRKTDKPVLIIKTHEKREKAEAF
- a CDS encoding arsenic resistance protein, with the protein product MFGKLANNLKKNLLWYSLIAIAVGWALGLAFPGFAKVHKSGLSNFTTVLVFLMIYPMMVNLNLERIPKVLKEPKPVLLSLAYNFVLTPLAAFFLVKGFIHDSNLALGFLLVMLVPGSSMSIGYAGLAGGDLEVATVALGVNFLLIPVMLPLWIKLLGSAYNVPVPLSLLLRTVFIVLILPMFLGDLTRRLLTRKLGREKFLELKPLLGATTMTTMLLLVGLIFFMKAQLLLSKWTLLVELAVVNTVYMLIMLALITWLDRALGMSYEEHMGIAFLSVGKNNGTAIAIATLAFQPLVAVPAATLPIFQIIFLILYLKLADRIRCLFEATLCSEGKGGEPEVG
- a CDS encoding arsenic resistance protein translates to METVKFLKEKMVYIVFTTLIFSSAYAGIYHRDLFLSLKGTLPIALFMMLFQPMVFMDMKKAFTSLTETKKRYLILLTAFYLALFPALTWLLLKFWLAVMPGTDPRLLAGVVLISLAPLPSSAPAFTNLAGGKFQLTLVGVIWTFLLSLFVMPIYAKLILHTVIEVPMMVLLESLILYIITPLIVSQLTKYAVLRWKGEEGLMGLKEPLVGLSLLGMYWMVVVVFGINGKMIAEKPELIVVGAVIMNVYFILRAAVAYFSGKALDFPFEQNVSLVYSTGSNMTLATAIAIGTFGSLAAVGTALGGPFSDMLLMILFVRLFTLMKERRIRVEKNNVIGGGE